A genome region from Deinococcus sp. KNUC1210 includes the following:
- a CDS encoding Mrp/NBP35 family ATP-binding protein has protein sequence MHENLLAALRTVNDPELHRDLVSLGMIERAELVGGTADIKVNLTTPACPLKATIEADVTRAAMLVSGVDSVRVEFGAQVRTQATPPLPGVKNVIVVGSGKGGVGKSSVASNLACALARMGASVGLLDADVYGPSIAHMMGQGSARITANAEKKMQPIEAHGVRFLSMGNLMPAGQALVWRGPMLHSAIQQFLKDAAWGTLDYLIVDLPPGTGDVQLSLTQTVQLTGAVIVTTPQDVALLDASRAIDMFRKANVPILGIVENMSYFVAPDTGHSYDIFGRGGARKLAQSFGGLPVLGEVPLDTEVRQDSDAGRPAVLAHPDSPAALSLSQIARNLAGRISVQTFQGSLEPLPMA, from the coding sequence ATGCATGAGAACCTGCTCGCCGCCCTCCGCACGGTGAATGATCCAGAACTTCACCGCGATCTGGTTTCGCTCGGAATGATCGAGCGGGCTGAACTGGTGGGCGGTACGGCAGACATCAAAGTGAATCTGACCACGCCTGCCTGTCCGCTGAAAGCCACCATCGAAGCCGATGTGACGCGGGCTGCCATGCTGGTCAGCGGTGTGGACTCGGTGCGGGTCGAGTTCGGCGCTCAGGTCCGTACACAGGCCACACCGCCGCTGCCGGGTGTCAAGAATGTGATCGTGGTGGGCAGCGGCAAGGGCGGCGTCGGAAAATCGTCGGTGGCAAGCAACCTCGCCTGTGCGCTGGCGCGTATGGGCGCGTCGGTGGGTCTGCTCGACGCCGACGTGTACGGCCCCAGCATCGCGCACATGATGGGGCAGGGCAGCGCCCGCATCACCGCCAATGCCGAGAAGAAAATGCAGCCGATCGAGGCGCACGGTGTCCGGTTTCTGAGCATGGGCAACCTGATGCCCGCTGGACAGGCGCTGGTATGGCGCGGGCCGATGCTGCACTCTGCGATTCAGCAGTTTCTGAAGGATGCGGCCTGGGGCACGCTCGATTACCTGATCGTGGATCTGCCGCCGGGCACCGGAGACGTGCAGCTCTCGCTGACCCAGACGGTGCAGCTCACCGGGGCCGTCATCGTGACCACCCCGCAGGACGTGGCGCTGCTCGACGCCAGCCGCGCTATCGACATGTTCCGCAAGGCCAATGTGCCGATCCTGGGCATCGTCGAGAACATGAGCTATTTCGTGGCTCCCGATACCGGACACAGTTACGACATCTTCGGGCGCGGCGGAGCCAGAAAGCTGGCCCAGAGCTTCGGCGGCCTTCCGGTCCTGGGCGAAGTGCCGCTCGATACCGAAGTGCGTCAGGACAGCGACGCGGGTCGCCCGGCTGTGCTGGCCCACCCGGACAGTCCGGCGGCCCTTAGCCTGTCTCAGATCGCCCGCAATCTGGCCGGACGCATCAGCGTGCAGACCTTCCAGGGCTCGCTTGAGCCGCTTCCGATGGCCTGA
- a CDS encoding metalloregulator ArsR/SmtB family transcription factor — MAASGSPARFPVSASAAPQIPSAPQGPLPANTKSRLLEVVKRHGAQTAQALARELEISVPAARKHLQGLQEAGLIAARTEKPGGRGRPQHVYALSERGESTFPKSYATLCSDVLSHVQQLFGEGAVLQVMDARRAELYRRLSSVVQGDLDQRVQILAHELKEAGYAAEVIYERGAWFLVERNCPALKVARDFGQLCESELNLYRDLLGTNVVRESRIACGAAECRYRIG; from the coding sequence ATGGCTGCATCCGGCTCTCCTGCCCGTTTTCCCGTTTCGGCCTCCGCCGCCCCTCAGATCCCTTCAGCTCCGCAGGGCCCGCTGCCAGCCAACACCAAATCGCGGCTGCTGGAAGTCGTGAAGCGGCATGGTGCCCAGACCGCGCAGGCACTGGCACGTGAGCTGGAAATCAGTGTTCCCGCTGCCCGCAAGCACCTTCAGGGCCTTCAGGAAGCCGGGCTGATCGCGGCCCGCACCGAGAAACCCGGTGGGCGGGGCCGCCCTCAGCACGTCTATGCCCTGAGTGAGCGCGGCGAGAGCACCTTTCCGAAATCGTATGCCACGCTGTGCAGCGACGTGCTGTCGCATGTTCAACAGCTCTTCGGAGAGGGCGCGGTGCTTCAGGTGATGGACGCCCGCCGCGCCGAACTGTACCGGCGACTGTCGAGCGTGGTGCAGGGCGACCTCGATCAGCGGGTGCAGATTCTGGCACACGAGCTGAAGGAGGCCGGATACGCCGCCGAGGTGATCTACGAGCGTGGCGCGTGGTTTCTGGTCGAGCGCAACTGTCCTGCCCTGAAGGTAGCCCGCGACTTCGGGCAGCTCTGCGAAAGCGAACTGAACCTGTACCGCGACCTGCTGGGCACCAACGTGGTGCGCGAATCACGGATCGCGTGCGGGGCTGCCGAGTGCCGCTACCGCATCGGCTGA
- a CDS encoding 2'-5' RNA ligase family protein has translation MPLPHRLRSTPIPAVPAALPTALPRPLYGLVAWPCSTLDRWLRQQQQRLGVRAFGEPHLNLRAPFSAQSSEAALVDSLRGLLAHTRPFEVQVGGWRVFPGTVFLECHLSPELLALHDHVLTLPGAPPQPYDQKEYIPHLTLALGVLPWARDDLNSELLQLTPPVSRFTVSALSLTREGGGEVREIHTFPLGEGTD, from the coding sequence GTGCCGCTACCGCATCGGCTGAGGAGCACGCCTATTCCGGCAGTTCCAGCAGCGTTACCCACCGCCCTGCCGCGTCCGCTGTACGGTCTGGTCGCCTGGCCCTGCAGCACCCTCGACCGCTGGCTCCGGCAGCAGCAGCAGCGTCTGGGCGTGCGGGCCTTCGGAGAGCCACACCTGAATCTGCGTGCTCCCTTCAGCGCCCAGAGTTCCGAAGCGGCGCTGGTGGACTCGCTGCGTGGTCTGCTGGCCCACACCCGGCCCTTTGAAGTGCAGGTAGGCGGCTGGCGCGTCTTTCCCGGCACGGTGTTTCTGGAATGCCACCTGTCGCCCGAACTGCTCGCGCTGCACGACCACGTGCTGACGCTGCCGGGTGCGCCCCCTCAGCCCTACGATCAGAAGGAGTACATTCCGCATCTGACGCTGGCGCTGGGCGTGCTGCCGTGGGCCAGAGACGACCTGAACAGCGAGCTACTCCAGCTCACGCCGCCCGTCTCGCGCTTCACCGTCTCGGCCCTGAGCCTGACGCGTGAGGGCGGCGGCGAGGTACGCGAAATCCACACCTTTCCGCTGGGCGAAGGCACAGACTGA
- a CDS encoding ribonuclease HII: protein MTPKTSPDFSLELQHWTRGSFRVAGVDEAGRGAWAGPVTVAAVILPSTLQGALFNDSKALTAAQRERLAVQVREVAVAYAVEHAWPGEITRLNILGATHAAAARAIARLQPAAEALVTDYLRLPTSLPLLAPPKADALSLSVAAASILAKTERDALMTQLDARYPGYGFSGHKGYGAPAHREALARLGVSEIHRPSYAPIAKLLQPTLL, encoded by the coding sequence ATGACCCCGAAGACCAGCCCCGACTTCAGCCTGGAGTTGCAGCACTGGACACGCGGCTCCTTCCGGGTGGCGGGCGTGGACGAGGCCGGGCGCGGGGCGTGGGCCGGGCCGGTCACGGTGGCGGCGGTGATCCTGCCGAGCACGCTTCAGGGCGCACTGTTCAACGATTCCAAGGCGCTGACGGCGGCCCAGCGCGAACGACTGGCGGTGCAGGTGCGCGAGGTCGCGGTGGCCTACGCCGTCGAACACGCCTGGCCCGGGGAAATTACCCGGCTCAATATTCTGGGAGCCACCCACGCCGCCGCCGCACGCGCCATCGCCCGGCTGCAGCCGGCGGCCGAGGCACTCGTGACCGATTACCTGCGGCTACCCACCTCGCTGCCGCTCCTCGCACCCCCGAAGGCCGACGCCCTGAGCCTGAGCGTGGCCGCCGCCAGCATCCTCGCCAAGACCGAGCGCGACGCCCTGATGACGCAGCTCGACGCCCGCTACCCCGGCTACGGTTTTTCCGGGCACAAGGGCTACGGCGCACCGGCCCACCGGGAAGCGCTGGCCCGTCTGGGCGTGAGCGAGATTCACCGGCCCAGCTATGCACCGATTGCGAAGCTGCTCCAGCCGACGCTGCTCTAG
- a CDS encoding class I SAM-dependent methyltransferase, giving the protein MPNTPAPKHNRPKRKGPEQPNDQAPQPRTLKLGTRRAAPPSPAPAIAQAAQAYFQTYPATLPPRLETLRRGVATKAGVRGAPGIDAAQALLASTLQKDRVRGTVLDLSAMGGLIGALPGVTLRAVEASAPALAALKASGFEGVAAAPGDPLSSHWADRAPTVTLVLAGDRGNAYTEAQVIWAHASTPPGGTLYIAGDKDKGYDRYVRRAAALFGTGETIARDGGMRVGKMVRRPGITPPLPEPERYETHGLQVVGWPGVFSAGRLDKATNLLLNTLEGLDLAGQRVLDLGCGAGVIGAWAAQRGAHVTLLDADLSSVRSAEATLHASGLSGRVLHSDVDAALDDTGYDLVLSNPPFHVGRGVVLDVAAEFIAAAGRRLRPGGRLVLVANDFLPYEARLSGWQDVTALARDQGFKVLSAYTP; this is encoded by the coding sequence ATGCCCAACACGCCTGCCCCCAAACACAACCGACCCAAGCGGAAGGGACCGGAGCAGCCGAACGATCAGGCTCCGCAGCCGCGCACGCTGAAACTCGGCACCCGCCGCGCCGCGCCTCCCAGCCCCGCGCCCGCCATCGCGCAGGCGGCGCAGGCGTACTTTCAAACCTATCCCGCGACCCTGCCGCCGCGCCTGGAAACGCTGCGGCGCGGCGTGGCGACCAAGGCGGGCGTGCGCGGCGCACCCGGCATCGACGCGGCCCAGGCACTGCTGGCGAGCACGCTGCAAAAAGACAGAGTGCGCGGCACGGTGCTGGACCTGAGCGCGATGGGCGGCCTGATCGGAGCGCTGCCGGGCGTGACGCTGCGGGCAGTGGAGGCGTCGGCCCCGGCACTGGCGGCCCTGAAAGCGTCGGGCTTCGAGGGTGTGGCCGCCGCGCCGGGCGACCCGCTCAGCAGCCACTGGGCCGACCGCGCTCCCACCGTCACACTGGTGCTGGCGGGCGACCGGGGCAACGCCTACACCGAGGCGCAGGTGATCTGGGCACATGCCAGCACGCCGCCCGGAGGCACGCTGTACATCGCCGGAGACAAGGACAAGGGCTACGACCGCTACGTTCGCCGCGCGGCCGCTCTGTTCGGCACTGGGGAAACCATCGCCCGTGACGGCGGAATGCGGGTCGGCAAGATGGTGCGGCGTCCGGGCATCACACCGCCGCTGCCAGAGCCGGAGCGCTACGAGACGCATGGCCTTCAGGTGGTCGGCTGGCCCGGCGTCTTCAGTGCGGGCAGGCTCGACAAGGCCACCAACCTGCTGCTGAACACGCTGGAAGGTCTGGATCTGGCGGGGCAGCGGGTTCTCGACCTCGGCTGCGGGGCAGGCGTGATCGGAGCGTGGGCGGCCCAGCGCGGCGCACACGTGACGCTGCTCGACGCCGATCTCTCCAGCGTGCGGAGCGCAGAGGCCACCCTGCACGCCAGCGGCCTGAGCGGACGGGTGCTGCATAGCGACGTAGACGCCGCACTGGACGACACCGGGTACGATCTGGTGCTCAGCAATCCGCCGTTTCATGTGGGGCGCGGCGTGGTGCTGGACGTGGCCGCCGAGTTCATCGCAGCGGCGGGGCGGCGGCTGCGCCCCGGTGGGCGGCTGGTGCTGGTCGCCAACGACTTCCTTCCCTACGAAGCGCGGCTGAGCGGCTGGCAGGACGTGACGGCGCTGGCCCGCGATCAAGGCTTCAAGGTTCTCAGCGCCTACACCCCCTGA
- the rpoD gene encoding RNA polymerase sigma factor RpoD has protein sequence MEQLPLNSRTPVRSGAASAAESAAESLPSGAAVPEHLDSSVRKPPPRKTGSKARTPAGIATEKAHYAHPAIQELLRAGRAAGSVASEDVAAALTTALEASGLDPEDAAAFEEMQLYLAAQRIEIQDLEEEGDEAEEETEGSERRDTDPESDEEKAHDDMPRAVSSDPVRQYLHEIGRVPLLTLEEEISLARRIEEGEAAKQTLNEDLNLEDRVRRRLLRQGEDGDAARQGLIEANLRLVVSIAKKYTGRGLGFLDLIQEGNQGLIRAVEKFEYRRRYKFSTYATWWIRQAINRAIADQARTIRIPVHMVETINKLARTVRLLQQELSREASYAEIAEAMGPGWDAAKVEEVQKVSQEPVSLETPVGDEKDSFYGDFIPDDNLDSPVENAARTLLSEELEKALSKLSERESQVLKFRKGLIDGREHTLEEVGQHFSVTRERIRQIENKALRKLKYHESRTRKLRDFLE, from the coding sequence ATGGAACAGTTGCCCCTGAACTCCCGCACACCGGTCAGGTCCGGTGCTGCAAGTGCCGCCGAATCCGCTGCCGAGAGCCTGCCGAGCGGCGCTGCCGTACCGGAGCACCTCGACAGCAGCGTCAGAAAGCCGCCTCCCCGAAAAACGGGCAGCAAGGCCAGGACCCCGGCAGGCATCGCCACCGAGAAAGCGCACTACGCGCATCCGGCGATTCAGGAACTGCTGCGAGCAGGGCGGGCGGCGGGCAGCGTGGCGAGCGAAGACGTGGCGGCAGCGCTCACCACGGCGCTGGAGGCGAGTGGCCTCGACCCGGAAGACGCCGCCGCCTTCGAGGAGATGCAGCTGTATCTGGCTGCTCAGCGCATCGAGATCCAGGATCTGGAGGAAGAGGGCGACGAAGCCGAGGAAGAGACGGAAGGCAGCGAGCGCCGCGACACCGACCCGGAAAGCGACGAGGAAAAAGCCCACGACGACATGCCGCGTGCAGTGTCGAGCGACCCGGTGCGCCAGTACCTGCACGAAATCGGGCGGGTGCCGCTGCTGACACTGGAAGAGGAAATCTCGCTGGCCCGCCGGATCGAGGAAGGCGAGGCCGCCAAACAGACGCTGAACGAGGACCTTAACCTGGAAGACCGCGTCCGCCGCCGCCTGCTGCGTCAGGGCGAAGACGGCGACGCGGCCCGCCAGGGGCTGATCGAGGCCAATCTGCGGCTGGTGGTGTCGATTGCCAAGAAGTACACCGGGCGCGGACTGGGCTTTCTCGATCTGATTCAGGAGGGCAATCAGGGGCTGATCCGGGCGGTCGAGAAGTTCGAGTATCGCCGCCGCTACAAATTCAGTACCTACGCGACGTGGTGGATTCGTCAGGCCATCAACCGCGCCATTGCCGACCAGGCCCGCACCATCCGTATTCCGGTGCACATGGTCGAGACCATCAACAAGCTCGCGCGCACGGTTCGCCTGCTTCAGCAGGAACTGTCGCGCGAGGCCAGCTACGCCGAGATTGCCGAGGCGATGGGACCGGGCTGGGACGCCGCCAAGGTGGAAGAGGTGCAGAAGGTCTCGCAGGAGCCGGTGAGCCTGGAAACGCCTGTCGGAGACGAGAAAGACAGCTTTTACGGCGACTTCATCCCCGATGACAACCTGGATTCCCCGGTCGAGAATGCCGCCCGGACTCTGCTGAGCGAGGAACTGGAAAAGGCCCTGAGCAAGCTGTCCGAGCGCGAGTCGCAGGTGCTGAAATTTCGCAAGGGTCTGATCGACGGGCGTGAGCACACGCTGGAGGAGGTCGGCCAGCACTTCAGCGTGACCCGCGAACGAATTCGCCAGATCGAGAACAAGGCGCTGAGAAAGCTGAAATACCACGAGAGCCGCACCCGCAAGCTGCGCGATTTTCTGGAGTAA
- a CDS encoding hemolysin family protein: MNDYIGVLALVFLVLFNGFFVAVEYALVSVRHTRIDQLASEGSRAAQTVQKVLGRLDRYIAAVQLGVSMMSMLIGFIAEPAIEHLAHPVFTAIGTPANWIKPLSFTLAFVLSTTLHIVFGELFPKSAALQRSEQVAMAFTPPLVAFTAVFGPVISLLNAFGRGVLKLFGFKAVAGHHTAHSEEEIRMIVSASSQEGVLENDEKELLYNVFDLSDTMVKSVMTPRMEMIVVESAAPLRRLLELNTEHGYSRVPVYQDTPDNVVGVAHTSDVLRHLEELDQITVAELMRPTFYVPEGMRINDLLKKMQSRKSHMAVVVDELGGTSGLVTLEDALEEIVGEIYDEDDEEDEALVEVLGEGLYLMDASLDVDEVETRLGTTLDDEEDEGDFDTLAGFVTHHFGDIPEVGQNFMHGGWCFTVEEADERRVSKVRVERMPEPILGENEAEALHETT, encoded by the coding sequence ATGAACGATTACATAGGTGTGCTGGCACTGGTCTTTCTGGTGCTGTTCAACGGTTTCTTTGTGGCGGTCGAATACGCGCTGGTCAGCGTTCGCCACACCCGCATCGACCAACTGGCTTCCGAAGGCTCGCGTGCGGCTCAGACGGTACAGAAGGTGCTCGGACGCCTCGACCGCTACATCGCGGCGGTGCAACTCGGCGTTTCGATGATGAGCATGTTGATCGGCTTTATTGCCGAACCGGCCATCGAACATCTGGCGCATCCGGTGTTTACGGCGATTGGAACGCCCGCCAACTGGATCAAGCCGCTGTCGTTTACGCTGGCGTTCGTGCTCTCGACCACGCTGCACATCGTCTTCGGTGAGCTGTTTCCCAAGTCGGCAGCCCTGCAACGCAGTGAACAGGTGGCGATGGCCTTCACGCCGCCACTCGTGGCCTTTACCGCCGTGTTCGGGCCGGTCATCTCGCTGCTCAACGCCTTCGGGCGCGGCGTGCTGAAACTGTTCGGCTTCAAGGCGGTGGCGGGCCATCATACCGCTCACTCGGAAGAAGAGATCCGCATGATCGTCTCGGCCAGCAGCCAGGAAGGCGTGCTGGAAAACGACGAGAAAGAGCTGCTGTACAACGTCTTTGACCTGTCGGACACCATGGTCAAATCGGTGATGACGCCGCGCATGGAAATGATCGTGGTCGAGAGCGCCGCGCCCCTGAGAAGGCTGCTGGAGCTGAACACCGAACACGGCTACTCGCGGGTGCCGGTGTATCAGGACACGCCTGACAACGTGGTGGGTGTGGCACATACCAGCGACGTGCTGCGCCATCTGGAAGAACTCGACCAGATCACGGTGGCCGAGCTGATGCGCCCGACGTTCTACGTGCCGGAAGGCATGCGGATCAACGACCTGCTGAAGAAGATGCAGAGCCGCAAGAGCCATATGGCGGTGGTGGTCGACGAGCTGGGCGGGACCTCTGGTCTGGTCACGCTGGAAGACGCCCTGGAAGAGATCGTGGGTGAAATCTACGACGAAGACGACGAGGAAGACGAAGCGCTGGTCGAGGTGCTGGGCGAGGGTCTGTATCTGATGGACGCCTCGCTGGATGTGGACGAGGTCGAGACGCGTCTGGGCACCACGCTGGACGACGAGGAAGACGAAGGCGACTTCGACACGCTGGCAGGATTCGTGACGCACCACTTCGGAGATATTCCGGAGGTGGGCCAGAATTTCATGCACGGGGGCTGGTGCTTTACCGTCGAGGAAGCTGACGAGCGCCGGGTGTCGAAAGTGCGTGTAGAACGGATGCCCGAGCCGATCCTGGGCGAAAACGAAGCGGAGGCCCTGCATGAAACAACCTGA